The DNA window tcatttttttcttttcatatggTTGCGCATTTCGCATTAATTATGACTAGGATTACTTCATATACGCAGCAAAACCCTTTTTCGTTGAAATCGGCGCCATCACCGCATCGATCACTGTGCCACTGTTCGGCGGATACAGAGCGGCAGGATATTAAGCCCTGTCTCTGACCACGACGCCAGCTAGACATGGCACCTTCGACCGCGACTTATGAATTGGAGGCAATATTTGCTATATACAAAGACTGTCATATACTCTTTAAAGATTGTCACGCCAGGATGATTTCTGAAAAGGCTAAAGAAATAGTGGCACCCCAAGTCTTGGTTCTAAGATAACAAGAAGactttcagcaaaaaaaaggagcagtACAAGAAGCTAGATGCGGAATAGATTATAAGTTACGATCCAGAACCCCTTTAGAATCGGACATAAGTGGTCGAAGAACGTAACGGGTTAGGGTCTTGAACTACATACAATGATGCTTCTCATAGTGAAAACATGTTGAACCATATCTTAGCCGTACACTTTGACATTCTGGATTGAACGAATAAAACGTgacaaataagaaaatggTGGAAGTTGAAAATTCCTGCGAGAGACGCGTTTAAAATCGCAGTTTCAGCTGGTGTAGAAGTATCGGGAAGAATCAGAATTGTAAAAGTTGGTACAGTCCATCTCAAATGAGCATCAGTTCCCAAATATTCCAAACGATACCTTAGTGAAGCTGTCATGAGATTCGTTGAAAATCCTTCCCATGGTTAGTAAATCTCGAGTTTCACAAGCTCGTTCGAATCTGTTCACTCGAATTGCTTCACTAAACACGTAACGAGCAGTGGAACGAATTTTGAATTGTGTCACTAAAATTGAAAGCTAGTGTGATGATGGAAAACATAGCATGGAAACATTTTAGTTGGTATTCAATTACcgtgttttatttcttcggACAAGCACTCCTCAAGTTCCTCAGGGCCTAGCAATTGTTCCAACTCGGTTCGACTAGAAGTCTCCGGCAAATTCTCGCACAATGCAATCATATCCTCCAACCGCTTGCCAAGTGCTTCCTACAGTACGACCTTTTATTTGCACCACAAGAGACTATGAACGACTAAAACCCTAACTTGTACATCCCTAAGTCGAACATACAGACACGTCTTGCCAGCGTTCCGTAGAAGAAGCTGCAAAGCACTTCAATTTGCGCAAGACATGTTCTTATGAGAGCTAAACTTTACATTACCAacttttccagcaattttGCCCTCTGCGAGATGTAGATGGCGCGAACACAGGGACTGAAATAGTGCAATATAAGATTCGAAAAACgacatttctcaaaatttaaaaaccatATTCGACTAAGCAAATGTATACTTTGTAGCACGCACTGTAAGAAATGGAATGCATCTGGGGTTTGCGCGGCGtgatttttacaattttctggaagcgGCAGTTTAGAATCCTTTAATTTTCATCTTGAGTAAACAAGGTCTTCTCGATGagcctttatttttttttcaaagcccCACTTTAGTCGGTGCACTTTATACATGCTCAAAAGCGTTGATTTGCGGCCTTTTGGGAACAGTAAACGCATACAGTTGTATGCAGCATATATAATAGTtgcgccaaaacgacatgaagcaaggtacagttgtgtaagcggctgggCTCAAAGCGCTGTGTCGGAGATAGCGGTTGAGTCGACGTTGGACTATCgcggactgcagcgatggacgGTGCTAGTAAGGGTCCCCATTTGATtctaaccgttacgctccgCTCCGAGCACAATCGCTTGAGCAACCGCACCCTGCTTCATGaagctttgacccgactatagctcGTGCACGTCCAAATTCAAGGATGAATGTTTCAGAGTCATCACCTTCTCACAATTTTTCAATCTtctaacaaagaaaatgacaTTAGCTAAAACTTCtggaagcatttttttcaatttagtaGTTTAATAGCGCTATCTACGTTAATACCAGCACTAATCCATCTAGGGCTATGTATTCGTATTACAAGCATAGTATGAAGCAAAAACTTCAATTAGAATAGGAAATGAACCTTGTTCGACACCTCTCCACTGTGTAGCACGTCAAATACGGCGATATGTGGGACATTGACAAGATGAGAGCGCAATGGGAAAAAATCGAATCGAACGCCCATATCGTCCCGGCCCAGGATCTGGAGGATAAAACGtacgtttgaaagaaaaattggttcTATGTTTGCTAACCCCCCTGAATAATGTTTATACCAACAACTATACTGATACTTGATACTTAAACAACTAGCacatcttttcaatttctgtaAAGTTTATAAAGTAAATTTATGTGAAAATAACCGTACTTGTGTGAGATGAACTAGTCTGTCACCAGTCTTTCCGACGTACTCCTCTCCTCGAATGCATAAGTTGACTAGTTCTTCCctgaataattaattaattaataacagATAACCAAATACTAATTTATAAGAAATGTAATGCTAGTACCAATCCTAGTAGTTTTAATTGAAATGGTAACGTatgcaggaaaaaattttaagcatGGTGACAGCAGAAGACAGTAAGACTATACAGTAAGTAATTTGCACCAGTGTTCCGCATACTCACCGCGATATCCCTTCAAAGCCTTTGCCAGTATGAATTGCCCAGGTAGTAAGAACTGCGGCACAAACGATAGATGAACTGCTTGATAATCCAACTGAAGGTGGAATACATCCTGAAATTAAGGAACTACGGGTACGTAGCTTGTGAATTCTGTAAAATTTCCTATATGTTTTGACGAGCATAAAACGCAGAAGTCATACGAATGAATTGTCATTCTTTCACTCTTTACCTTCCATATTTTAAGTTATCTCAAGTTCAAGTAGTTCTGTACAAAAGCACAGTATTCAGAGCAATATTGATATGTGGTGAATCACTGACGTACTGACCTTCCATCAGTAGATCAAATCCAACAGGATCAATTTTCAACCGCTCCACAACGCTCTTCCAGCCGGCAAGAATGTAGTCAAACCATTCCGGACATGATGTCCCGACCCACTCTGATGGCAAGTTCAGAACATGCTGCCTATAAAGAATTCGTCTACTCGTCTGAAAATCCAATCTCTCTTTATTAAAGATCTTTGATGCCGTTGATGTTTGAACTTGGACGTCACTTATTAACAGGTGCGGCACAAGGATCAACCCAAAGCGACCCGTTTCTTTTCTAAGCAATATAATATGGAGGAGAGAAaacatttggaatttttgggaaaattacTTCATGGTTGCTTTTCTAACAAAC is part of the Necator americanus strain Aroian chromosome V, whole genome shotgun sequence genome and encodes:
- a CDS encoding hypothetical protein (NECATOR_CHRV.G20571.T2); protein product: MNPDMFFDVYGHSPTVHVICPGYLNLIGEHIVDHGYGTISIATDTGSEIFAALNGRSDIRISNTDEEYRQHVLNLPSEWVGTSCPEWFDYILAGWKSVVERLKIDPVGFDLLMEGCIPPSVGLSSSSSIVCAAVLTTWAIHTGKGFEGISREELVNLCIRGEEYVGKTGDRLVHLTQILGRDDMGVRFDFFPLRSHLVNVPHIAVFDVLHSGEVSNKSLCSRHLHLAEGKIAGKLLLRNAGKTCLYVRLRDVQEALGKRLEDMIALCENLPETSSRTELEQLLGPEELEECLSEEIKHVTQFKIRSTARYVFSEAIRVNRFERACETRDLLTMGRIFNESHDSFTKDFDCTTKDVEKLVTRCRTSHSYGAHVIGWNGIVVALIDDVCPVYLGDKLVYHAFASAGASIELL